aataaaatataaccaaaataataaaaaagtaaaaGATTAAACTACCCCTTATATAAGAATAAAACTCATATTattaaccattattcaattcgAAGACAAGAAAAATTTAAGGACATAAATGGAAATTTAAAAAGAggatgtatatatatttatatgtatatacatagaTAGATATGAAAAGAGTGGGCAGTTGCACACAGATAACTAATCTATTGGCAAATTGGCGTTTTTTCCTTTTGTAGGGATTTGGGTTTGGTAGTTTGAGCAACAAGTAATCCCAAATCCCAGGCCTAGATTACGAAAAAATCTTTTTTTTACACCATACCATTGTTGAAATCCTTGATTGACTTCTCAAACTCCGGCGAGTACGGACGGATTCAATTTCGATGCCAATGGAGGACGAACAAGACACATCCTTTCCCCACCACAAGCTCTGCGGTTATCTCTGTGCTGTTCTCACTGTAGACACTTCTCCTCATCCCTCCCCTCGACTCGGCACCCGCTTTCACATCCTCCGCCATAATTCCCAGCTCCTATTCAGATCCGACGACGTCGTTTTGTCGCCGGTGAATGCAGCCCAATACCAATGCGAGGGGGAACCGAAATTGGTTGGCACGGAGGAAAGTTGCGGAATTCCGAAGGGGAAGCGGAAGAGGAAGAGGAGCATTGGACTGGTCAATGGGAGTATGAGCGTAGTGGAACAGATTTACGCATTGGTTACCAACAAGTGCTTGCAGATTGATGCTCGAATGGTATGGGCTGAGGAGGTCGGTGGTGGCTCGACTTCAACCTCAGCTGCAGGGGAGGTGAGAGCAGTGTTACTCGTCGATGTTTATCTTCCGATTGAATTTTGGTCCGGCTGGCAGTTTCCCAAATGCGGATCCATTGCCGGTGCTGTGTTCAAACACTTGAGGTAATTGCTTCAGCTCCATCcagttcttctttttttttcattttcgtTACGGTTTATTCTTCGTCTTGGAAACTTAATTGTACCACTGGTTCCCAAAAACTTACTTTTCTAGGATTGTCACTCAATGGCATCCCAACATTTTTTAAGGGCCAATGTCATACCACATAGCCTATCAAGTTGGGTTCAACAATCATTCTTCTGCCACATTGACACCCAAAGTTGGCTTTTGTTCGTATTAACCGTAAGACTGATAAGTATTTTACGAATTATGGGTCGTTacctttgatgaggttttaagctgtGCTGAAGGGGAGAATGAGAAATAGTTGATGAGATGACATCAAACAGAAAAGATTTTGCTTAGAAGTGTAAAATAGTTAAGTGTCTATAGATTGTAAACACAACTTTTAATGACAGTGTCGGTTAAATAAACCAGAAATTAGTCGCAAATTTACCTTCTCGAATAAATTGGAATTATATACGTAAATGTACTTAAATATAACAATTTCCATCTTTTGCCCTTTTCATCACTTTGTCTAAAATATGTGTTTAACCTAATTAGTCCAAGAACATTTCTCCTGCAGTTGTAATTGGGAACAAAGAAGGTTGATGATTGCCAATGAAGATTATTTTAAAGATACCTTAGCAGCTGGTAGGGGCATGTGGAATCTCTCTGATTGTCATGTTCTTGGATGCAAGCTACATTATGATGTCACTGATACTTCAAGGAAAAGACTATTTGAACTTCATGAAATTTTTAAGAGTTTACCTAGTATTACGGAGATGGGATATCCCAACGCTTATAGAATACAACCTGTTGGTGACTCTTGTAGATCTGGCATATGGGAACTATCTGATGACATTCTGATTAAAATACTAGCTATTCTTGGCCCAACAGATTTAGTTAGGATTGCTGTAACCTGTCGTAACTTAAGATTCTTGGCTGCATTAATCATGCCGTGTATGAAACTTAAATTATTTCCTCATCAGCAGGCAGCAGTACAGTGGATGTTACATCGTGAGCAGCATGCTGAAGTCTTGCCTCATCCCCTTTACATGGCTTTCACGACTGAAGATGGATTCTCTTTTTACATGAGCACTATTTCTGGTGAAATAGTTTCTGATATACCACCTACTGTTAATGATTTTCGTGGGGGAATGTTTTGTGATGAACCTGGCTTAGGCAAGACCATAACAGCTCTTTCCCTTATCCTCAAGACACTAGGAAAATTGGCAGATCCCCCAGATGGTGTAAATGTAATCAGGTGTACTCATAATGGTGATCAGGTATGTGGCTATTATGATCTTGGTGATGATTATGCGGTTGGTAGTATTGTGACCCCAGGAAAGAGGGATGCTAGTAAGAAAGCACAAATAGGTGCTGAGAAGCTTGGCTACTACTCGTCTAAAAGAGGCAGGCTAAGTTTTCTTAATGAGCACGTTGCAGGAGTTAGGGATTTATGCTCTAATAAAGGAAAAGAAACTCCGGCAGCTACATGCCCTGAGCCAGCAATGCCTGTGACTCGTTGCACAAGGAACTTGAGTCGCATCAGGAAAAACCTGTTTTCCACTGTAGACAAAGATTCTGGTTATTTTAATGAAACAAAGTCAGGATTGAATTCTTGTAGAGCTAAGCATGTTTTGGATGGATCAGGACAAGTCTCTTGGGGAAAGCAAACTGATATGTCATATGAACTTTCGAATGTGTCTAAGAAGCATAGCAAAGTAACTACTGATCATGACCATTGTAATGATACTTGGATTCAGTGTGATGCTTGTGGCAAGTGGCGGAGGTTTCAAGAAAGTAGTATGTCCGGTACTAATATAACATGGTTTTGTAGCATGAATACTGACCCTCTATATCAGAATTGTACCGTTCCAGAGGAAACTTGGGACAAAGGGCAGCCAATAATGTATTTACAAGGATTCTACACCAAAGGAACATCTGGAGGACAGGAACAGAATATTTCATTCTTTGCTAGTGTGCTTAAGGAGCATAGGTCCTTGATGAATTTTGCAACCAAGACAGCCTTGAGATGGTTAATTAAACTTTCTCCAGAAAAGCTCACAGAAATGGAAACAATTGGACTTAGAGGTCCTTTTATCAGCACATGTGTAGAGCCAGGTGAAGATGCCCTTGATTTTCATAAAATATTTGAATCATTTGGTCTAAGAAGAGAAGTCAAAAAGCGTATTATTATGTGGTATTACCCACAAAACCTTCACAACTTGGTCTTTGATGTGGCTGCTCTGAAAATTGCTCTTTCTCTCCCACTGGATTCAATCCGGTTATATGTATCAAAAGCAACCCTGATAGTTGTTCCTGCAAATCTAGTTGATCATTGGAAAACCCAAATTCAGAAGCATGTCAGACCTGGTCAGTTGCGGATTTATATTTGGACAGATAATAGAAAGCCTTCTGCACACAGTCTGGCCTGGGACTATGATATTGTCATAACTACTTTCAATCGCTTAAGTGTAGAATGGGGAACCCATAAGAGAAGTGTACTGATGCAGGTGCATTGGCTTAGGGTCATGTTAGATGAGGGGCACACCCTTGGATCTAGTGTTGGCTTGACAAACAAACTGCAAATGGCTGTTTCATTAGTTGCTTCAAACCGTTGGATATTAACAGGAACACCAACTCCTAATACACCCAACAGTCATCTATCACACCTTCAACCATTGCTTAAGTTTCTTCATGAGGAAGCATATGGGCAGAATCAAAAGTCGTGGGAAGCTGGAATTCTTAGGCCTTTTGAGGCGGAGATGGAAGAAGGACGGTCTCGTCTGTTGCACTTACTTCGTAGGTGCATGATTAGTGCTCGGAAGGTAGATTTGAAAAATATTCCGCCTTGCATCAAGAAAGTTACATTTGTTGATTTTACCGAGGAACATGCAAGAAGTTACAATGAACTAGTAGTTACAGTACGGCGTAATATTCTAATGGCTGACTGGAATGATCCTTCTCATGTTGAAAGTCTGTTAAATCCAAAGCAGTGGAAGTTCCGAAGCACAACTATTAAAAATATTAGGCTATCTTGCTGTGTGGCAGGGCATATAAAAGTAACAGATGCTGGTGAAGATATTCAGGAAACTATGGATGTTTTAGTTGAAGGGGGTCTTGATCCCATGTCAGAAGAGTACGCTTTTATCAAGTATAACCTCCTTTATGGTGGAAACTGTGTCAGGTTAGTAATACATGGccttttgattcttgttgtttTCACTCTTGAAGTTTCCTGGATAATAATTGGATGATCAACCATGATTTGACATGTTTTAGGTGTGGGGAATGGTGCCGTTTACCTGTCATTACGCCATGTAGGCATCTTTTGTGTCTCGAATGTGTTGAGTTGGACAGTAGAAAGTGCACTTATCCTGGTTGTGGAAATTTATATGAGATGCAAACTCCTGATACCTTAGCTCGGCCAGAAAATCGAAATCCAAAGTGGGCTGTCCCAAAAGATCTTATCGAGTTACAACCATCATATAAACAGGCATGCTTAGCTTAATGACGTATTCTTCTCCTTTAAAACAACCAGTTTTAGTTTTCATGTTTTTAATTTGTTTACAGCAAACACTCTAACTTATACATATCACTGGATGCAGGACAACTGGGATCCTGATTGGCAATCAACGTCTAGCAGTAAAGTTGCTTATCTTATACATAAGTTGAAGGAACTACAGGATGCTAACAGGGAGATCTATCAAACTAAAGATGGTGGCACTGACAACCAAAACGTTGAGGGTTTACTTTGTACTTCTACAATAAATGAATCTGATGAACTGACCCAAGAGTTTGGTAGTTTCAGAATGAGTCCTGCTCACAAAAGAATTATGGATAAAGTATTGGTATTTTCTCAGTTTCTGGAGCATATACATGTTATTGAGCAACAGGTAATTAATGTAAAATGAAAAGActtctatttttattattattttttttgtggaTTTTATTTGTGCAAATAGTTCTTTAACTTGTTCTTGTTTCCAGCTAACCATTGCTCATATTAAATTTGCTGGGATGTATAGTCCAATGCATTCTGGCAACAAGGTAGatattctttttttctttattatttgatGCTAATTTGTTTTCTCCTTTTCTATTTGTTAACTCCATTTATTTTGTTCAGATGAAGTCGTTGGCTTTGTTTCAACATGATGCAAATTGCCTGGTGCTTTTGATGGATGGAAGTGCTGCACTGGGTCTCGATTTGAGTTTTGTATCACATGTTTTTTTGATGGAACCAATATGGGACAAAAGGTTATATTCTTACAACCCTTGCCAGTTATTTTTAAATGACTGTTAGAATGATCATTTATGCAAAAGAAATAACTTTGTCTGTCTATTTCCAGAAAACAATGTTCTTTCCTTTCTTCCTTGTGCAATTTATTCTCATTCTTTGTATGTAATAATATTGTTATATTGATTTGGACCTGATTAGCATGGAGGAACAAGTCATCAGTCGTGCTCATCGGATGGGTGCTACACGTCCTATTCAAGTGGAAACTTTAGCAATGCGAGGTACCATAGAAGAACAAATGCTGACTTTCTTACAGGTAAACTTTTTGGATGACTGTGCGATTGATAAGCCTGACAGCAGCCTTGCTTGATGACTGTTCTGGGGTCATAGATGCCTTAACTTTACACTCTTTATTCCTTATGCTTGATTTATCATGCATAGATTCACTCGACTCACTTGAGACTTGATGGTTGAGTGGGAATGAACTAACTTATCTCACGAATACTTATCTTAGGAAGGAAATCTGACACTTGTTTTGTTTTGGTTATTCCACTGTTGGTGAGAAGATCATTTTGTTGCCTTTCTCTGTCATGCTAAGTGGAGCATTTGCCTCTAGAGTTCGAAAAACCTGAAACTTATTCTGAGTTTTTCAATTCAGTCCATTCTCTAGCTTATTAAGAGAGGAGTTTTATTTTACTAATGTTTGCTGCTGTTGTTTCTTTTTATGCATGTATCACATTTTATGGCTGTGATTCCTGTGGTTTTCCACACTTTTAATTAATACCCCCAAAAAGTACTTGAGCTTTTTTTTTTAGTCAAATTtatcaatatattttaaaattttctattatttatataaaataaggaatataattttaatgaatagGTTTTAAATTATTGAGGGTTTTTTTTAAGTTGTGGTTCCCACTCTCTCTATTTAGGTcccaaaagttgattttgtatcagttaggtaTCCCAATCTTTTCGAATCATGTCATTTAAGTCCCTAAATgctatttttgtatttttttcttctttgaaaacaaaaaaaaaattcaaaataaatagtgaatcattcttaaaatatttaGACATTTAATTCAtgacatgagaaaaaaaaaaatattttcatgacatttttaaaaatatttaatatttttataaatcaaattaattttttattaaaaaaatattcttacctacattattattttataattaatattaataactatattatctcgattatcttgataattatgtttatgcttttttatttcatacattttttttaaaacttaataataatgtatataaagttatttatatgtatatatatatatgattagttacaagttacattaaaaaaaatttacaaaataaaaaatatgtatattataaatattaataatcTCGTGATAgttcaattttaaatattttttaaaatgttatgaaaatatattttttcaatgtcatgtttggtatttttataaattaagttgtccgattttttatattttatttatgtattttgacaGAAATTCTATATAAAAATAGCATTTAGGAACCTAAATGATACTATTTGAAAAGATTAGGGACTTAACTGATACAATATCAATTTTTTggacctaagtgttacaaagtgtaaagaatgTGGACTGCAATTGaaaaaaactattaaattaattcaaagtttatattttgaatatttacgtttttaaagaaattaatattaaaaattcaattagtatttttaaatatattaaggTATTGATATTGAAGTTAAGGATATCTAAgtctttaaaaatattaatttgacAAAAATATATTCAAAGTACTATAGAATTGAACAAACAAAgattagtttttaattttttgggGAATTTAGAGACAAacgtattattttttttaaattcaaaggccAAATGGATATGTTCCTTATACATCAAATTGATGGGAAAAAGTGATTGTCTTCTTGGTTTTCCTTCAGGATTCTGAAGAATGCAGAAGATTTTTAAAGCAAGAGTTTGGAAGGACTGATTCTGAAGGTGCTCGAACGCAGCGCTCATTACATGATTTTGCTGAGAGTAATTATCTCTCTCATATCGGGTTTGTGCGGACAAATCCTAAGATCTAAAAAGGTTTGTGCATAATTCTTTATGCTTTCTTTTAACTTTTGTGATGTAGCTTGAAATTTTGTGGATTAAATTGTCTCACTGTTCCTTCTCATCAAGATTATAAGTCTTAAATAGTTTTTTCTTGTTTATTATAATAGATATATTAGGTTTTTGAAGCTTTAACTTATTTAAAATTGATGAAGCTGTCATGCTATCGTGTTCTTACATAAAAGATATTAGGAGTGGTACACTTGTAGAAAAAAGTTATGTTCTTAATATAAATTTGCACATATCAGAAGATATAGGTTCTCTTtatttctttataattttttttatttattattataagaaaTGACAACAATTGTATTAAATTGTGTAAAGAATAATTACAATGAAAGGAGACCATGTAAGGACCAAATGCTAAACTCACaaaaccccaaaataaaaaaTGACAACAGAAAAACGAAAAAACTTACAATATTACATCAAGCAATCCCATTCCCTTGACAAATTAAAAACTTTTGACACTCTTTAGCCATATAGAATCCCACAGCTTGATTCTTTCCCAAATGTGCTCCAAGTGGGTCTCTTATCTTTTAAAATCCTGCCACTTTTGTCCAACCAAATGTCCCACGTCATAGCCAAACACCAAAATTCCAAATTAACTTGTTTCTTATCGAAGCGTCTTACAAATTC
This genomic interval from Humulus lupulus chromosome 8, drHumLupu1.1, whole genome shotgun sequence contains the following:
- the LOC133798721 gene encoding F-box protein At3g54460, producing the protein MPMEDEQDTSFPHHKLCGYLCAVLTVDTSPHPSPRLGTRFHILRHNSQLLFRSDDVVLSPVNAAQYQCEGEPKLVGTEESCGIPKGKRKRKRSIGLVNGSMSVVEQIYALVTNKCLQIDARMVWAEEVGGGSTSTSAAGEVRAVLLVDVYLPIEFWSGWQFPKCGSIAGAVFKHLSCNWEQRRLMIANEDYFKDTLAAGRGMWNLSDCHVLGCKLHYDVTDTSRKRLFELHEIFKSLPSITEMGYPNAYRIQPVGDSCRSGIWELSDDILIKILAILGPTDLVRIAVTCRNLRFLAALIMPCMKLKLFPHQQAAVQWMLHREQHAEVLPHPLYMAFTTEDGFSFYMSTISGEIVSDIPPTVNDFRGGMFCDEPGLGKTITALSLILKTLGKLADPPDGVNVIRCTHNGDQVCGYYDLGDDYAVGSIVTPGKRDASKKAQIGAEKLGYYSSKRGRLSFLNEHVAGVRDLCSNKGKETPAATCPEPAMPVTRCTRNLSRIRKNLFSTVDKDSGYFNETKSGLNSCRAKHVLDGSGQVSWGKQTDMSYELSNVSKKHSKVTTDHDHCNDTWIQCDACGKWRRFQESSMSGTNITWFCSMNTDPLYQNCTVPEETWDKGQPIMYLQGFYTKGTSGGQEQNISFFASVLKEHRSLMNFATKTALRWLIKLSPEKLTEMETIGLRGPFISTCVEPGEDALDFHKIFESFGLRREVKKRIIMWYYPQNLHNLVFDVAALKIALSLPLDSIRLYVSKATLIVVPANLVDHWKTQIQKHVRPGQLRIYIWTDNRKPSAHSLAWDYDIVITTFNRLSVEWGTHKRSVLMQVHWLRVMLDEGHTLGSSVGLTNKLQMAVSLVASNRWILTGTPTPNTPNSHLSHLQPLLKFLHEEAYGQNQKSWEAGILRPFEAEMEEGRSRLLHLLRRCMISARKVDLKNIPPCIKKVTFVDFTEEHARSYNELVVTVRRNILMADWNDPSHVESLLNPKQWKFRSTTIKNIRLSCCVAGHIKVTDAGEDIQETMDVLVEGGLDPMSEEYAFIKYNLLYGGNCVRCGEWCRLPVITPCRHLLCLECVELDSRKCTYPGCGNLYEMQTPDTLARPENRNPKWAVPKDLIELQPSYKQDNWDPDWQSTSSSKVAYLIHKLKELQDANREIYQTKDGGTDNQNVEGLLCTSTINESDELTQEFGSFRMSPAHKRIMDKVLVFSQFLEHIHVIEQQLTIAHIKFAGMYSPMHSGNKMKSLALFQHDANCLVLLMDGSAALGLDLSFVSHVFLMEPIWDKSMEEQVISRAHRMGATRPIQVETLAMRGTIEEQMLTFLQDSEECRRFLKQEFGRTDSEGARTQRSLHDFAESNYLSHIGFVRTNPKI